The nucleotide sequence CATGGTGGGGAGGAGCTGGCAAAGAACTAGGAActgggaagtcccaagagagAATGACAAGCCCCATGGCCAGAGATGCCAGCGTGGCAGCAACTCTGGTGCCaggcagcctgggggagggggaaaggggatGACCAGAGGTTTCTGAGGATGCAGATGTTGCTAGGAGAAGCTAGAAGGGGGTCGTATTTTGCGAACAAACAGAGATCCATTGATGCCATGTGGGGCTGGCAGAGGTCTATGTCAGCCCAAAAGCCCAgacccctccctgcagcccttgCCTCATCCCTCTTGCAGCTGAGGTACTTCTTTAGCCATTAACTGGGCTTGGGGACAGGAGTCCTGGTCTGTGTGAGGCAGCAGTAAGCAGCCCTTGccttgcctccctcccctcccctcctccccccacataCCCAAAGCAGGCAGCACTGGGGCTGATTCTACCCCTCCCAGAGGACAGGGAGAAAGCCCCACATATGGAGAGGGACTAGGCAACTCCATTTCTGGTGCGATGAGGTGGCAGGAGGCTGTGGGCTGCTTGTGCTTCAGGATCTCCAGGCAGGTGGCCAGGCCCACAGGCACCTGTCTGTCCTCCAGTGAAAAGCTGAGAAGACGCTGCTGTGTGGGGAGTCCCAGAGATCGTGGTGGCCAGGCACCCCAAGCTTCTGCCTGTCTCTGCTGGGGTAAAGAGGCTGCCTGGcttgggccccagccctgctcacaTATGTTCTGGATGATTCTGCAGGCAGCGGATGAATTCACCTACTGGCTGGTTCTCGTAGCATACCTTGTACACAGCCATGAACAGAGGGAACCTAGAATGGAAAAGGACAGAACCAGCTTGGCCTCCAGGCAAACCCCCTAACCCTCCACTCCCTACTCTCCCGCCTTCGAGCTCAGGCAGACTCTGGCTCTCAATTTCCAATCGCTGAGAATTTGTATTTCCTAGCCCTGGGTTTTAGGGTCAGGTTTTTATTGCCCTGCTCCCTATCATATTGAACTTGTGCCTACGTGATTCCCTGGCATGAACTTTTTGTTCCAATTAGGCAAGCCTCAGTATCATCAGCTGTAAAACGGGGTCAATTTAACAAAGTAGTGAAGAAGTGATTATGAATTATgtgaaggtgctcaataaatgccagttTCCTTCTTCCCAACCTGTTGCCCAGCCTGCTCCCTTTACCAGGAGGCTTTACCCTGACCAGCCGTGAGCTGATCTTCTGAGCCTGTTTCATACTCTCTTGCTCTAGGATTCTTTCTCAGATCAACAGAGTTCTGCTCTGATCAGCCCATCACCCCCACTGTCTTGTGCTCCCTGAAAAGGAGCATCTAGAAGCAGAGACTTTCCTTTTCCTCACACCTCAGCACCCAGGACAGGATTCACAGAACAAAAGGGTTGGCCTTGGGGGAGCAGCTTAGACTGAGGGTGACGGACAAAGAGGCAAAACAGTCAGAGGAGCTTATTCCTGCCCACCCCCATAGCAGAGGACAAGgaggaaaggacagagagaggCCACGCAGAGGGGTCCAAGCAATGTGGTATAAAGAGCACTAGACTGGAAAGAATTCAAAGACAATGAACGAGCTGGGGGACAGCGGGCACACCAGACCCTCGCCAAGCTCTAGGCTCTGTCTGTAAACATAAGAGAAcatttccctctctgcccacttcaCAGACTGAGGAGGGTTCAGGAAGATGATGAATGGGGAGAGCACTTCTGACGGTGGTTCCCTCCATCAGTGGGGCTGGGGCAGACACTTACTTGTCCAGCAGGCCCTTGTGCTGGAGGATGCTGTGTAGCTCCCGGGCTGTCTGGGGCCCCTGCAGCTTCTGCCCATTCAGCATCTCTTTTTCCAGCTGCTCAATGGACTGTGAAGAAAACAGGACAGGCAGATGGAAATGGGAGAGGAGGGTTGTCAGTGTGAGACAGAGAGTCTGGGactgtgggaggaggtgggtcttaagaggaaagaaaggctGGGAATGTTCCCAACAATCTTAATGTTTGTGTTCAAGAGATGCCTCAAGCCACGTTCCTCTGCCTTAAAACCTACAGGGCCCACCCTCCATTCTTTATTCTCCCCAGGGCCCACCTTTCCTGTGCGGACGAAGGCCTCGGCCACCTTGCGGTTCCGCCCTCCGTAGCAGGTAGTGATGAGATCAGCAACACCGCAGCTCTCCAAGAAGGTGGCAGAGGACACAGGGCCACTGCAGAAGAGCTTGGTGAAGGCGATCATCTCCATGAGCCCCAGTCGGATCACGGCCGCCTTGGTGTTGTCACCAAAGCCCAGCCCATCACAGAAGCCAGCCCCCACGGCCACTATATTCTTTGAAGAGTGAAGTCACGGGTGAGAAAGGATCCCCTCCCGCAGGCCCCACTTGGAGCCTTCAGCACCTGCCTCATGCTCCTTCCATCAGCCATGACACGCCCACTGAATAAGTGAAGGAAGGTGGGTGGGCTCCTCAACTATTTTCACCTCTTGGTTTTCCCACTTGCTGCACTCCCTTCTTTTAGCCTGGGCTTGTGCTTTCTGGCTCCCCAACCCTGCCCTATACTCCATCCTTGAGGACTTTGCCTGAAAACCAGTCTTCTACCTGGCCCTCCCAACCACGGCTATTTTGTTCTATGCCCCCAATATCCATCCATAGGTCTGTCCAGGATCCAGAGTTCTGGCCATCAGTCCATCTGCATGTCCTGGACATCTTATCTCCCATTAGCCTGAGTGCTCCCCCAGGGCATCTCCTCTTCCACCTGGACCAACCTTTGGAGCCAGGGACAGGGATGTCCCACAAGGGGCTAtaggggaaaggaagaaggaagcccAATGTCTGATGGTAAGTAATCGGCAGACCTGAGCGATCCTGGCCTTGCTTCTGCAATTCTTCCCATGTGTATGAGACTTGGTGGGGAAGGGCAGTGAGTGCCTGGAGTCCCAGCAGCCTTGTACAGCTAAGCCAGGCCCTCTTTCAgggccttctccccaccccatggCTGCCTCTGCAGCCCTCTCACCTTTAAGGCCCCACAGATCTCTACTGTGTCCACCTCTTGCACCACCGTGATGCGGAAATTGGGTGTCTGCATCAGCTCTTTCAGAAGCTGTCCCTGGGCCAGGTCCTTGCAGCCTAAAGTACAGAGGGGATAAGGCTTTAAGAAGCGACTCTTGACTCTTCTTCCCACAACTGCCCGAAGCAGGACCTATAGCTCTTTCCGTAGGGGCGCCCCAACTCCCCTCACCTTTGATGCTGGGATCTTCTTCCTTCACCTGCCTTATGGGGAGAAGGTGGCTAAGTGGGTGGGGAATATAGCCTGGGGAGGCGATGTAACTGGAGTTGCATTATCTATGTGGGTGGTGGGGTCTCACCAATGGTTGTCTCACAGAACTTCTCATCAGCCACCTCGCTGGCAATGTTGGCCCCCATCAGCACGCTCATGGGGATGCCAAGGTGCTCCCCAATCACTTCAGAGATGAGCTTCAGCCCGTTGGGGCCCTCGTCTACCCCCTGGGCACAGGATGGAGCTCAGGCCAGGTGCCTTTTATCCCCACCTGAGGGCTTCCCACCTAGAAATCCTGCCCATTCCGAATTCACTGTTCACCAGTGTCCCTCCCCAAAGGTCCTCCCCTATTCCAGTGCAGCCAAAGCTAGCTGTGAGGAGAGCAGTTAACATGTGAAAACAAATCCGTCTGAAAACTCTCCTTCCACAACCTACTTCTCCAAGGTAACGTATCCCCTCCACATCCCTAAACAGCCCACTCCTGAGTACCCCCAACCAACTTCCATCCCAGCCACTGCTCCAGACCAGCTTCCCTTCTCAACTCCTCAAACCAGCCCACTTCTTGTATCCCCTAGGCATCCCTTGTACACCTCCTAAACTCCCCAAGACATCTGCCTCCAAACCGATCTCTTATCTACTCCCCAACCAACCTCCCCTTCCCAGTGGCCCCCCCGCAGCTGTTTCTCAAGCCTCCCCAGAGCCAGCTCCTCTCTTCAGAAAACTCCTGGCCTACTtctgctgttttctgtttgtcgCACTTCACCCACCCTGAGCCCCAAAGCAGTTAGCTGCACCCCCAACCAGAGGAGGGTGTCCCTGGCACCTTAATAAGAGATATGCCAATGGCGTCTGCCTTCAGGTGGCCCTTGAGCTGATCACAGATCTTGCCGATGAACTGATGGGGTACCACGAAGATCAGGATGTCAGCATCCACTGCAGCCTGGACCACATCTGGGACAGCCACCTGTGGGGGTGACCAGTGTTCATGGGCCTGACAGACTTCTTCTAGCCCCTGTGGAGCCCCATGCAGGAGATCTAGGAGACAGGGTGAGGCTggtggggaagaaggaagggcaaTTTGGGGGTTGAATCTGGAAGGGCTGAACCTGGAGGAACAAGACACTTCTATTCCTTCCGTCTAGCCATCATTCCCTCTAGGTCCCAGCTGTCCTGGGCTCTTGAGGACTCCTGGAAACCTCCTCTCAGCACTCTCCTAGCCCTTGGCTGTGGGACAGTGAGGGAGGCCAAAGGAGGTCTGGGCTTGGCAGGAGGAAGAGGCCAAGTAAGATTTCATCACCCTGCTCCTTAGGGCTCCCAACTGGGAAGGGAGAGCCCCAGTCTTTCTGCTGTCTTTCCTGCTCCCCCTTTCCAGGTGGGGAGGAGTAAGCCACATGGATCTGACCAAAGACCTTAAGTCCAAGGAGCAGTCTCCACATCTACTAATAACCCAGTGAATGAGTAACAGGGTTAGAGCCTGAGGCAGGCACTACCCAGACCCCAAGTCTGGGGGCCAGAGAACCTATCTTTGGTTGCCACAGAGACCAACTTCCTCATCCTCTCCCCGTCCCTTTCCTGCCTGGGAGCccatggggtggggtggagatgcAGGGGGATAAATTCAGGTTCTCCTCAGTCCCAGGAAGTGCTCAGGGGAGCATTTTGGGGGCTGTGCCCAGGGACGCCCTGTGCCTGGAGTAGCCCTCCTGAGATGCTTCCCAAGTACAGGTGGCACGTGAAGTGGCCCCCTCCCAGCAGGAAGCACCccctccacttccctctcccttcctacGGGGTGTTGGGGCTCACCACATTGGGGGGCAACTTGTGCCCTGGCAGGTATTTGACATTCTCATGCTGCGTGTTGATGACCTCTGTCAGCTTTTTGCCCCCGACGTCTTCCTCAAACACCCACATGGTCACCCGTGGGTCAAAGCGTGCCAGCTGAGCTGCATTGCCACCCACAATCTTGGCGATGGCCGAGCCCCTGGCAGGAGGGGGAGCACAGAAAGTGGAGGAGCAGGGGCGTGAGAGAGGAAGGGTGGCATGGGAGGGCACAGTGCTCCACCTCAGGATGTCACAGAAACCACTGGATTATTTACTTGCCACCTTCCTTGTCACCCCCTCCCCGTGACGCTGCGTCTCTCCTGACCTAGCAGTAGAAaggagactcagtttcctttcccTCACACTTTGCTGCTGGAGAAGGGGGCCAGCCTTCTGatctcccccccgccaccccaacCCAGGCAGCCTTTCAGGTAGGGAGCACTCTGGAGGCTCCCTTCCCGTGGCGAACAGGTGCTGCTGCCCGAGAGGCAAGGGCCAGGAGCGGTCTGGGCATTGTCTTGTCCTGTCGGGGTAGGCACAGAAGACAGCAACAGGGGTGGGCCAGGAGCTGGACACATTTCCTACCCACCGGCTGCCTCCTGCCCACCAAACCTCCCTCCCTAACCTCCTGTATACTTGAGggagcctccccttcccccaccccaatacTCCTTGACAGAGCCACTTACCAGTTACCAGAGCCTACAATGCAGACTTTCTTGCCGGCCATGGTGCCGCTTCGCTGCCTGAGCCACCAGCTGGGTGCCACTGTCCCCAGCTCCTCTGCCGGCTGGGAGCATAGAACTCCAACACACGTGGGTGCAGCCAAGCCCCGCCctccaggggaggggaggcgggcaCCCAGGGAGACAGAGTCTGGCAGGgtcagggaaagggaagaaaagggtaGAGACAGGTGGAGAACAGGAATGGGGCCGAGACCAGGCCCGCTTTTCCTCTTAGGTTTGCCCGCTGACGGTGCTGGCACGCTGCTTCCCTCGGCCCCAGCCCAggtcctcaccccctccctccccgcaatGGTCTCATTTTAAGGTCTGCCAAGACCAGGCCCAGAAAAGGAGCGAGTGCCCGGTCCCCCCGACTCCCGTCCCCTAGCACTGGAATAAATTGTATTCAGTCCCAGCAGCAGATACAGGCATGCCTTCTTTTCCAAGGTAGGAACCGCCCCACTTGTCCCCCCAGGATCCAGAAAGCTGCTCTACGGGTTCATCCTCTGGCGGTGACGGGTCACGTGTTGCCCCACGCTAGCCCCACTGCAGGGCTGTGGGCGAGTGAGGTGGGTGGGTGTGGCCCCTTTAAATAAGAGCACATAAGAGGTAAGGGCCTGCTCTGGGGGCAACCCAGCCCAAGGATAAGAAGAACCCATGGGCCCAAGAAACAAAGCACACCAGTGGGCCTCTCCTCACCTGAATGTTTCCCAGGAAGGGGGGTAGGAAAGGCCAAAGTTGTAGGCTCTGATGCCAAGTGGCCCACAAGTCTTGTGCAGACTCTGGgcttgaggaggaggaggataggagagaaaagaaggcagCCCAAGTGTTCACTGTTCTTGAGAGGTATTGAGCTTCCTTCACGTCTTTCTTGGGTTTCCAGGCTAACCCCACACTAGGGGCTCCTTCAGGTTAGTGGCTAGTTTGCAGAAGccagaaaggggaagggaggcaggaccTGGGGCAGTTGTGACCTCTGTAGAGCTTTGTGGTCTCAGATGCTGTGATCAAGAGCAAGTGGGGTGTGTGCTTCTGGGCGGACGGAAGATGGAAGGGACACACGGCGCAGTTCGGGGCTCTGCATCGCCCACAGCAATCTGTTTAACTACGAAGGGGAACTCTAGTTTCTAGGCTGATGTGGAGAGTGGGGCAAAGGCCCCCTACACTCCAGCTGTCTGTGCACCTTGGCCTAGAAGGCAGACAGCACTGTGTGCTCACGTGCTGACTTCCTGGCCTGGCCGACTGCTGAGTGGGTGTTTCCATCCCCCTCGGCTGCTGCTGGCTGCAAACAGTGATAAGCACTGGGCCAGAGGGGAGTCTGTGTGCAATCACTGGGTAAGGGTAAGTGGCCCTGAGGTCAAGACTGGGGAGAAATGATTTCCTAAGTTCTACGGACTGCCTGGGAAGAAGCCCACCATACTCTACTCCCATGGCCAGGGAGTTCCCTTAGGGGGACATACGTGAAATCTGCAGTTGATTGTTTCTCTTTGGAACAAAATTATGCCTACTACAGAGCCAGCCGCCCACAGATCACTGTTATTGCACTGGCACTGCGACAAAGGCACCAGTGCCAGGCTGCCAGCTGGGAGCACTGATTATGGgtgatggaagagaaagaatgcTTCTGTCCCTGGCACACAGGATGAGAACCCCAAAGAATGGATGTTTATGCATAAAATAACCTCTTGTTTTTGCCTAAATGCTTCCATCTTTTTGTCCCTACGATCATTTTAAGTAGTATGGAGacaaagaatttgttcatttatatagGAATAAAGAGTGTGCAGAGATTCAGAATTGGCCTGTCACAGGCCAATTATCTGTACCACTAGAGCTCTTTTCCCAAGAGCAAACTGCAGATTTGCTTGAAATTAATAATGGTTCATCAGCCATTCATTACACATGTAATTAGCCGGGGTGAAAACAGATGCCATTTCAATGTCCTTGACATCAATTTTTTCCACTCCCAAGTTATCATCACCCACACACACTCTTCTTCTGCTTTCCCTACTCAAGTCTGATAAACTCCCACATTCCAGACTGGGAATAGTGGTTGTATCCTTGGTGGGTTTGACTGCATATACGCAATACTTGAGTGTTCACATGCATGGAggcaaaagttaattttttaactaCAACTTTGGAATGTAGTTGCCTTCACCCTGTGTTCTAAACCCCCTTCTTGAGTAGAACCAAGCTAGATAATGGCACAAAGGAGGAAAGTAAAGAGCCACCAGGTGGGAAGCAGGCATATGATGGAAACTGCAGCAGAATTTCATGCTTCTGCTAATGGGACCCAATCCTGAGCAAAGTCTTCTCAACTCTACCAGTGAAGGCTTGGTTGTCCATAGTATGAGGATGGCAGCGCAGCACTTCCACGCCAGTCT is from Physeter macrocephalus isolate SW-GA unplaced genomic scaffold, ASM283717v5 random_562, whole genome shotgun sequence and encodes:
- the GPD1 gene encoding glycerol-3-phosphate dehydrogenase [NAD(+)], cytoplasmic, producing MAGKKVCIVGSGNWGSAIAKIVGGNAAQLARFDPRVTMWVFEEDVGGKKLTEVINTQHENVKYLPGHKLPPNVVAVPDVVQAAVDADILIFVVPHQFIGKICDQLKGHLKADAIGISLIKGVDEGPNGLKLISEVIGEHLGIPMSVLMGANIASEVADEKFCETTIGCKDLAQGQLLKELMQTPNFRITVVQEVDTVEICGALKNIVAVGAGFCDGLGFGDNTKAAVIRLGLMEMIAFTKLFCSGPVSSATFLESCGVADLITTCYGGRNRKVAEAFVRTGKSIEQLEKEMLNGQKLQGPQTARELHSILQHKGLLDKFPLFMAVYKVCYENQPVGEFIRCLQNHPEHM